GACACACCCACACCTTCGACGCCCAGGCAGCGTGGCTGGCGGTGCGGACCTCGAAGTCCGCGGTCAGCGAACTGATGCGCATCGCGTGGCGCAGCGTGGGATCGATCCTGGACCGAGTTTGGCAACAGATCGACACCACCACCGGCGGGCCGACAGGCGCCCGGCTCGATGGGTTGCGGCGGATCGGGATCGACGAGGTCTCCTACCGCCGCGGACAGCTCTATCTGACCGTCGTCGTCGACCACGACACCGGACACCTGGTGTGGGCCGAACCCGGCCGTGACCGTGCCACGCTGCGCCGCTTCTTCGACGACCTCGGTCCCGAACGCAGCGTCCAGATCACTCATGTCTCGGCCGACTCGGCCTCGTGGATCGGCGAGGTCGTCACCGAACGCTGCCCCCAAGCCGTGCAGTGTGCCGACCCGTTCCATGTCGTGAAATGGGCCAACGACGCCCTGGGCACCGTTCGTGCCGCCGCGTGGCGCGAAGCCCGCGCCGCCGGCGCGACCCGCAAGAACGGTCGCGAACAGGGCCGACAGCGCCGCGACTCCACCGGCGCGGCCCGCCAGCTGCGTGAGGCCCGCTACGCCCTGTGGAGAAACCCAGAGGACCTCACCGACCGCCAACAGCAACGGCTGGCCTGGATCGCGGCCACCCACCCCCGACTGTGGGAGGCCTACCGGCTCAAGGAGGGCCTACGCGCCCTGTTCCGCATGCACGGCCCCGACGCCATCGACGCCTTCCGAGAGTGGCTGGCCTGGGCACGCGCCAGCGGGATCGAGGAGTTCGCCCACCTCGCCACACGGATCGAAGCCATTGCTGCCCGCGTCGAAGCGACTCTCACTCACCGTCTGACCAACGCTCTGGTCGAGTCGGTGAACACCAAGATCCGACTCCTGACCCGCATCGCGTTCGGGTTCCACACGCCCCGACCACTCATCGCGCTCGCGATGCTCAGCCTAGGCACACACCGCCCACAACTCCCCGGCCGCACCACCCACACATGAGTCAGGAGAGCCGGATGACTGCGCAGTCCCTCCGGAGCAGCGGCCGCGACCGCCGCCAGGCTCCCGTACGCCGCGAGCAGGCTGCGCGCCATCGTGGCGCTGATCCCGGGGACGACCGACAGCATCGCCTCGGCCTGCGCCGACGGGTGGCGCGGCGCACGGCGCGGCCCGATCGTCGGCACCGTGGG
The genomic region above belongs to Nocardioides sp. QY071 and contains:
- a CDS encoding ISL3 family transposase, which gives rise to MALVSLFRGLLGLEHTAIENARLDGGVLVIDVRPMARQRGRCGHCRRPCPGYDAGAGRRRWRTLDHGATMTFLEADAPRVQCREHGVNVAHVPWAVHGAGHTHTFDAQAAWLAVRTSKSAVSELMRIAWRSVGSILDRVWQQIDTTTGGPTGARLDGLRRIGIDEVSYRRGQLYLTVVVDHDTGHLVWAEPGRDRATLRRFFDDLGPERSVQITHVSADSASWIGEVVTERCPQAVQCADPFHVVKWANDALGTVRAAAWREARAAGATRKNGREQGRQRRDSTGAARQLREARYALWRNPEDLTDRQQQRLAWIAATHPRLWEAYRLKEGLRALFRMHGPDAIDAFREWLAWARASGIEEFAHLATRIEAIAARVEATLTHRLTNALVESVNTKIRLLTRIAFGFHTPRPLIALAMLSLGTHRPQLPGRTTHT